From the genome of Mustelus asterias chromosome 7, sMusAst1.hap1.1, whole genome shotgun sequence, one region includes:
- the myd88 gene encoding myeloid differentiation primary response protein MyD88, with product MASGGKKVGEAADSPGTIDFFSIPLVALNFAVRRKLALFLNPRSVVAVDWTGLAEEMGFDYLEIRNYERFESPTGKLLEDWQVKESSSVGRLLELLRKIERDDIVEDLMPDIEKDCRQYLNKPLQVPSVDSSEPKARASAGITIRDDPTGAAPELFDAFICYCQADIQFVHEMIKQLEQSECKLKLCVFDRDVLPGSCVWTISSELIEKRCKRMVAIISDDYLVSDDCDFQTKFALSLSPGARDKRLIPVKYKQIKKKFPSILRHITICDYTNPSTKAWFWNRLARALSQP from the exons ATGGCAAGTGGTGGGAAGAAGGTTGGAGAGGCTGCCGATTCCCCGGGGACCATTGACTTCTTTTCCATCCCCCTTGTTGCTCTGAACTTCGCGGTGAGGAGGAAGTTGGCACTGTTCCTCAATCCCAGGAGTGTGGTGGCGGTGGACTGGACGGGGCTGGCCGAAGAGATGGGCTTTGACTATCTGGAGATCAGGAACTACGAGAGGTTCGAGAGCCCCACTGGAAAGCTGCTGGAAGATTGGCAAGTGAAGGAAAGTTCTTCCGTGGGCAGGTTACTGGAGCTACTCCGGAAGATAGAACGTGATGATATCGTTGAAGACCTCATGCCAGATATTG AAAAGGACTGTAGACAATACCTCAACAAACCACTTCAGGTGCCATCAGTGGATAGCAGTGAGCCCAAGGCCCGAGCTTCGGCAGGAATTACAATAAGAGATGACCCCACAG GAGCTGCACCTGAGTTGTTTGATGCCTTTATTTGTTATTGTCAAGCCGACATTCAGTTTGTCCACGAGATGATAAAGCAGCTCGAGCAGTCGGAGTGCAAACTGAAACTGTGTGTATTTGATCGAGATGTGCTGCCAGGGTCGTGTGTTTGGACCATCTCCAGCGAGCTTATTGAGAAAAG GTGTAAAAGGATGGTGGCGATAATCTCCGATGACTATTTGGTCAGTGATGATTGTGACTTTCAAACAAAGTTTGCCCTGAGTCTTAGTCCAG GTGCCCGAGACAAGCGTCTGATCCCCGTCAAATACAAGCAAATCAAGAAGAAATTTCCCAGCATTCTCCGACACATCACGATCTGTGATTACACAAATCCAAGCACCAAAGCCTGGTTCTGGAACAGACTCGCTAGGGCACTCTCACAACCATGA